A region of the Primulina eburnea isolate SZY01 chromosome 7, ASM2296580v1, whole genome shotgun sequence genome:
AAACTCCGTATGCAGCTTATTAATGCCTTCTAGGGCAGCAGCACTAATACGGGATGTTTTAACATCCGCTTGGGTATCATCACTCAGAGACAGTAAAGCATTTTTGCAGTCTAGCAAAGTCTGtagagatttaaaaaaaaacccattACTTAACAGAAACAATAACATAATCTTGCATGCAATGTATATCTGCATGCTACGGCATCAATTTACAATCATGGGAAGATCAACCATAAAACTTGGTGTGCATACAAAAAAATGCATTAACCAAGAACATTGGAAGGTTGGACAACATCGCGAGCACCAATATATTTATAGACGGAGAATTAATATGTAGCAGAAAATCATCTAAAAAACAATTATTGGTTCTGCAAATCCAAAAGGACGAATAAATAACAATTCAAAGAACTGAAGTAACCAAATAACACCAGCTCTTCAGCTGCGTAGATCTAGTGATATGGACCACAACAAAAAACCAACACAAAGACAGACTCGAGCCCTGTGGCACCCATTTAATACTCAATTGCCCAAAGAGCAAACATGATTTAATGAACATTCTATGGAAGAGAGAATTGTTCACCTGATACAAATAGAAAATAGCTTCGGATGCAATTTCTATCTGAAAAATTGAATAATTAACAGGGGAACGATAATGAGTTCCCAACAAGAAATATCGCAGTGCAAGAGGATGGTATAGATTGGTAACCTACAAaagaatatattaattaaaaatagccgTGAGCTTATGAGCATATCCAAAGGTATCGAATGGAAAATAAAACTCGTAGTATCTTTTACCTCACGAATGGTGAAGAAGTTTCCAAGTGATTTAGACATTTTCTCATCATTAGCTGTCACAAAACCATTATGTACCCAATAATTAACTTTGCTCTCAGAGGAAGCAGCACAACTTTGAGCAATCTCATTTTCATGATGAGGGAAGATCAAATCCATCCCACCACCATGAATGTCAAATGTGTGTGTCAAGTATTGAGCACTCATGGCACTGCATTCAATGTGCCATCCAGGTCTCCCAGGACCCCAGGGGCTGTCCCAAAATGGCTCACCAGGTTTTGCAGCCTGACCAAAAAAAGGTTGGACTTCTTCATTCAAGAGTACAAGGGGCAGATAATTATGTCAGTCCAATGGCTGAAGAAGTTTTCACCTTCCATAAAGCAAAATCAGCAGGATTCCGCTTTCTCTCATCAACAGCAACTCGCTCCCCGGCCCTGTTATCTTCTAGCTTTCGTCCGGATAGAAGACCATAATTTGGGAAATTATCGACAGAGAAGTAAACATCACCATCAACAGAATATGCACAATCATTgctgataatctgcaaaattGAGACCAGAATTTATATGTGTAAAGGAATGCATGTgatatcattaaaaaaaaattctccatACGCAGCAAGAGGGTCACAAAAACAATTGTACTCGTTACCATGATTAAACAAAAGTGGGTAACCATAAAATTCTCACAAATGTGTCATAGAATGATAGAATCACATTAAAAAAGCAGTTAATATGCCTAAATGTGATCTTTTCAGTTAAAAACAAATTTTAGGACGATTCCCAACATGGGAAAGTTGAgggaaaaacaaatttttttactcCAATGAGGGAACTGACAGGAGATTATAAAACCAAAGCAAAAATACAAGTAAACTATAGTTTTGTACCAACTTGTGCCTGAATGTTCAAGAAATGCTGAAGCTCAGTCTTACACTGAGATTTGAAAATGGCCATGATAGCTATTGAATCTTCTATGAAAAATTAAATACAAACAAAAGGGTAAGCAATGAACCTGAGCAATCATGTCCTTGATTTGCTGCATATGTTCGGTAACCCGTGGTTGATTGGTGGGAACAAGGCAATGAAGATCCGCCATGTCATTAAGAAACTCATCGCAAAAACGACCACTCAACGCCTTTGGATCCTCCCCAACCTCATTTGCTCTACGTATAATCTGCAAAATATTTACCACGTGAACAGTAACATGAATGAATCCAACACAGATGTACATGTCTAGTAAGAAAAATTGCATACCTTGTCATCGACATCGGTGAAATTGCGTACATATGTAACATCATAGCCCAAATATTTCAGATACCTACAGCATTAAAATTCAATGAATACGGTCGAGACTCATTACCAGGATGGAATAACAGGCACAAGATGATATTAGCACACAGATTTCACACAAAATACATCAGTCGTGGAAAATTCTCCTCCCAAAACCCATATCCTTTTCAGaaaaataacataataaaaGGCAAGAATGGATCCATACAATGCAAGGGACTGTCTTCCCAAGAATCATTTAGCACTATTTTCCATAACGAACAACGCAAATGTAGCATTTTGGAGTGTTAGAACAAATAATCATGATTCTAAGTGTATAATGCACATTTAACCATGACCCACCAAAATGGAGCTAACTCAGCATGCATTTATAGGAAAGTATATCTCAGGAAACCAAAATCCATCTCCATCTTAAGCCAATTTGGACGTCTAACCATTCACACTCTACATCTTGTGGATAAACTGATCTTTTTCATTAAGTAGCACCACATTCTGCCTCAGAAGCTTCCTTTTGTTAATCAGAAACAAATTACCACTATAAAAACTTCAACACAGAAACAAAAACAATCACCCGTATAAAAGTACCAATGTAAagttaaagcaataaaaaaaaaagatttataATTCTCACCCATCTAGTCATACAAGAAATCGGACAACTGCATAAATACATATATGAAATCTCTCATCacaccacaacaaaaaaaaaatcacattcccataaatttaaatttacgcctaaaaacaaaataaaaaaaagttgtAATTAACCTGTAGAGTACATCGAACGCAACATAAGCACGCGCATGACCAATATGGCTGAGATCGTAAGAGGTGACACCACAGACGTACATCCCAACTTTGCCCTCAATTCTAGGCTTGAAAACCTCCTTCTGTTTTGACATTGTATTGTACAATTGGAACGTTGGGCTTTTTTTGGCCATTTCTGCACACAATTGTAGACGAAAAGGAAGTTAAGGCAAGATATCATAAACCAAGTCGAAAGAATTTAAAGAGATGAGAACTGAGATATAATATATATCAGAATCTGTAATCAAATCCACAACTAGGCTACCTTTACTAGAATCTGTAATCAAAACCACAGCCGGCTTTAACAAAATCGTAAACTTTTCCCCCTGTATGACTACTTAACATCGAGCATATCCAAatatttttcgaaaaaaaaaatacctTCCGGTGGAGAAAATCTTCGTCACACAGAGAATCGGAGAGGTTGGCTTAGCTACGAGTCTTCGATCGGAATGCAATTGTCTCTTCCAGTTTCGTCGATTGAGGGCTTCGATTTTGGTCAGCCGACAATTAGGGGAGAAGGAAATCGACCATGTGAAATTGGGTCAGCCACTTTACGAATTTATGAAAACCTCATAAACAAAACCCTAATCGCGTGGTGTATACGAATCGGAAGTGAGAATTGCCCCCAAAATGTAAACAAAGTAAAAATTGtggtgaaaaagtaaaaatttcaaactctcaaaaattatcaaattacatattttataatatttttctctctacttaattgtgatttttttcacaaatgagagatctatttataagaaatttttataaataatccaaaaataaaatacatcattacctacatcatcacacactaattttcaatatttacaactcttattttcaatattcaaatattcaacattcaaatattcaatacacacattttaaatatatttttcaatactcccccttgtgatgatgatcataatgcttgtcttcattacgtgtttttatactgcctcgttaaaaaccttactaggaaaaacccattgggataaaaaccatagtaagggaaaagagtgcagtcacgtaaactccccctgatgttgacatgaacaattcttcacaaatttcgtagattgcgcatcccaatattatatatgtgctttctgaatattgtcgtaggaagtgcctttgtgaagagatctgatgagttttcacttgattgaatgtgacgaacatcaatacatttattcttctctagctccttggtgaatgcgaagaacttaggaggaatatgtttagttctgtcgctttttatgtatccctctttcatttgagcaacacatgcagcattatcttcatatagtatcacaggcttctcgtcgaatgataatccgcatgagatttgaatatgttgggtcattgattttaaccacacacattcacgacttgcttcatgtagtgcaataatctcggcatgatttgatgaagttgttacgagcgtttgtttctgtgaacgccaagaaattgcagtgcctccatgAGTAaaaacatatccagtttgggaacgtgccttgtgtggatcagataagtatccagcatcggcataaccaattatacttggattagcatcttttgaatacaaaagtcccaagtctgtcgttcctcgtagataacggaatatatgtttaattccgttccagtatctctttgttggatatgtgctaaatcttgccaacaaatttacggcaaaagatatatcaggccttgtacaatttgtaagatacataagggcatcgatagcacttagatatggtacttctggaccaagaatatcttcatcttcttcacatGGTCGGAATAGattcttttctatgtttaatgatctaacaaccattggagtacttaaaggatttgatttatccatattaaaacgtttaaggatcttttctgtataatttttctggtgaacaaacattccacattctttttgttcaatttgtaaacccagacaatacttggtttttccaagatccttcatttcaaattcttacttcaagtatgacacaacttcttgaatttccttattcgttccaataatgtttaaatcatcaacatatatagcaacaattacgcatccggatgttgttttcttaataaaacacaagggcatattgaattatttacatatccctttttcatcaagtgtcacttagtcgattgtaccacattcgaccgtattgctttaacccatataatgatctttgtaatttcacagaataacattctctgggttttgaactttgtgcttcaggcatcttaaatccttcagggattttcatatatatattactatcaagtgatccatataagtaagctgtaacaacatccataagacgcatttctaaattttcagatactgccaagctaatcaaataccgaaacgtaatgacatccatcacgggagaatacgtttcttcataatcaattccaggtctttgagaaaaaccttgtgcaacaagtcgagctttatatcttactatttcatttttctcatttcgctttcgaataaaaacccatttgtatccaaccgGTTTTACACATTCTGGTGTAAGGACTAtatgtccaaaaacattacgtttatttagcgaatccaattcaacctggatggcttctttccattttatccaatcttaccgatttttacattcaccaaaagattttggttcatgatcttcattattatttatgatgtcgattgccacattataagaaaatatatcgtcgatttcttctatatcttttcggttccatatttttccagtattaatataattgatagagatttcatgattttcgtcagtttgtggttctgacagaacattttcatcatcatgtgtttcttcaggaacaccattctctattttgtgatcatcatgtgtttcttcaggaatatcattctctattttttgatcatcgtgtttctctatgaattttctttttcgaggatttttatccttggaaccgactggccttccactttgatttgctattttttgcaagtgcacaatttgctgtacatctttttcacattgctgtgttcttggatccagatgtaacaatgatgatacataccatgtaatttccttttcggtacgtttctgttctccccctaacattgggaatatttcctcattaaaatgacaatcagcaaaacgtgctgtgaacacgtcgcctgtctgaggttcaagatatcgaatgattgatggactatcataaccgatataaattccaacctttctttgaggtcccattttctttcgttgcggtggtgcaataggcacatacaccatacatccaaaaattatcaaatgagaaatgtctggttctttaccaaatgcaagctgcaatggggagtatttatgatatgcacttggtctgatgcgaattaatgaagcagcatgtaaaattgcatgtccccatatagaaatagaatcatttgcagacgtttaatcaatgattcagccaatccattctgtgtatgtacatgagcaacaggatgctcaacaatgattcccatagacatacaataatcattgaaagtctgggaagtaaattcaacagcattatcaagtctaattttcttgattgtataatcgggaaattgattcctcaattttattatttgagcaagtaatcttgcaaatgcaacatttcgagttgacaataaacatacatctgaccatctgctggaggcatcaatcaataccataaagtatctgaatggtccacatggtggatggattggtccacaaatatcaccctaaatacgttcaagaaacattggtgattcagtttggattttgactggtgatgctcttataataagtttttcaagagaacatgctttacattgaaacttattattctgaaagatcttctggtctttcagtggatgaccatgtgtattttctatgattcttcgcatcattgttgaaccaggatgtcccaatcggtCATGCCAATTtattaatattgaaaaattatcaactaccatgtttgattcaatgagacttatatgtgtataatacAATCCAGTaaggagcattggtagtttttcaatcacatatttctttcctgatttatatgtgataagacacatatatttctcattcccttcattcattgtttgagtatcaaacccatgggaatatatatcattaaaactcaacaaatttcttttcgattgtggtgaatataaagcatcattgatcaaaaattttgtaccattaggtaacaaaaattgtgctttaccacatcctttaatcaagtctacaggacctgatattgtattcaccgttgtttttgttggtttaattagtgccaagaaatatcttttatctcggaggatagtgtgcgttgtaccactatcgggtatacaaacttcagctttgctcatagcattttctatatttgaacttcaaaaaaatatgcaatgaaataaaattactgaaaatacatatataaatataacacatatcataattgtacaataaaacattattatatgaatacatgaaaaacaaattattgtacatttatattctaccactatattgttcattttcagaaaaatcattgagaaaagctgtagcatcaaaattgttcatttctatcccaccaacatgttgatcattttcagagaaatcattcataaaatcaccagcatcaaaatgagttgaatcactcaaacggtcactgcgttcagtgaagttggtctccttttctttcccctttaatgattctttataaagtttgcaaagatgcttaggggctcgacaaatacgggaccaatgtcctggagtaccacatctgaaacaagaactttcatatctttttgagtgattctcattaacacttgtattctcatgatgccttttcagtggatggtttgggacgctcttttgagatgagttataaaaataactatctctattgttttcaaaaccacggcctcgaccacgaccacggccaattccacgtccacgtccacgtccacgacctcgacctcgaccaaaatcttgtctttgaatttgattttggtttcgaggtttaaattcatttttacttacagcatttacttctggaaatgctgttgatccagtgggtcgggactgatgatttctcattaatagctcgttgttcttttccgccacaagatgacaggcgatgagttcagaatatctcgcgaatccacgtactctatattgttgatgtagagtaatatttgatgcatgaaacgtggaaaatgttttttcaagcatctcagattctgtgacctcatgtccacaaaattttagctgcgagattattcgatacatcgctgaattataatcactgactttcttaaaatcttggaatcttaacatattccattcatcacgggcggtcggaagtataacttcccttatatgttcaaatctttctttcaatccttTCCACAAAGTCATGGGATCTTTTTCGatgagatattcacattttaatcctTCATCGAGATGTCGACGTAAAAATATTATAGCTTTTGCTTTTTCTTGTGACGAAGAtataccattttctttaatggtctcgcttagacccaatgactcaagatgcatttctacatctagagtccatggtatataattctttcccgtgatgtcgagcgcaacaaattcgagcttttttaaatttgacatggtggtactaaaaaaaattacgatacattttattagttaatgaatattgcaatacaaagtaatggataaacaacaactacaagcatttgtaaaaataaagaaaacacacgaggaggatattctccgataaatacaagactcgtgagtatgataaccaaaataattaaaaataaccttgagaaagccatcttcttttttcttcgaaaaatttgatgatatttaatttttagagaagaagagaaagttggagtgattgaatgtgtttgtgagatgatatttatagggcaaaaactagccatTTGTTGCCGTTTATGatcgttggtgtacaaaaaaataaatgtatgtatttgtataattttatggtaataatatgatgtatataatattagacatgtttaaataattatgtatatcatatcacattattataatgaagtgtcataatttattttgtttaaaaaatcttacaggcttttatacttgtcgtatcccttaccgggagtgtgggatgtcgtcttaacatcctcccaggatttataacaagtttttgaaaaatttatttttattattaataataacattatattatatattaaatatatacacaataaataaataacagtaaaataaaaattattacttttgttacctttttcttctgttcggagcttggaaaagtatgaaGGACTTTTAGAgtttcgtgctgataacgtgttgtgaaaaagtaaaaatttatggtaaaaagtaaaaatctcaaactctcaaaatttaccaaactacacactttataatatttttctctctactcaattgtgattttcttcacaaataagagatctatttataggaaatctttataaataatccaaaaataaaatacatcattacctacatcatcacacactaattttcaatatttacaactcttattttcaacattcaaatattcaatacacacattttaaatatatttttcaacaaaaatatatattttcgtATAATATTACATTTTCTTCtactaatttattttttaaaaatttcttctGATTTTAATTTACGTACTCACGCTTAAAAAAATGAGAGTAGTTCTTGAGGCATAGTCGTTATTGAATAAAactgaataaaaatatgaaaataacattcatttcaaaataacaaaaattatcATGTTTAGATAAATATTTCAATTCTATAAGTACGCAAATGGTCAATACTAGGTGTGGCGTCGGTTCAGTCTAGTTTTGCTCTACtaatgttcttttttttttattttgaaaatatttagtcCGAAATCGAACTGTTTTAGTACGGTTGGTATCGATTTTTTGTAATACAGTTCGATTTTTTTTGTCGGTTATATACATTTTATTAGGTTTATCTCTCAATTGAATCAAATAGGTTGAAGGTGACTAATTGAACTGATTCACTTCACCTGCGAATATTATTTTTAGAGGCAAAAAATAACACTAGATTAAAACATTTATAATTTTACAtctgaaatgaaaaaaaatatataaaaaaaaatcaatactaaaatttTGTTAAGAACTAATATTAATATGATATATCACAAAATATAGACTCAATgacaataaaatataaattgttCAAATATCAAAAAGTCATTTCGAGAATTGAACAAGATAACTTGTTATtactaaatataaaaaatatgagaaaaaaaTATCCAAGGCTCGAAGGTATATTCATAATTCATAAAATATGAATAAATTATTAAAGGCCAAATATATGGCCCATATTCCATAAAAATATAGTTTTTAGCATTTAATTAAATAGTTTCGATGAGTTCCGTTTTTCGAAAAACCGAACAAAAaacagaattttttttaaaaaaacaaataggaaaaaccgaaccatttaaTCCGAAATTTTTTATCCGATCTGTTTTTTAGGTGTTAACTGAATGCCCACCCTTAGTCATTAGTGATATAGAACAATAGATTTACAAAGAGAATAATAAatggcaaaaaaaaaattgacattgTTGAATCAACAATATTTTTGCTTTAGGATTATTGGATGATTTTAGCTCGCAAGTACCAAtatcaaaatttaatatatgatgAGTGAAGTATCGTAATCACAATAAATGAATTATTTAGACTATATCAAATACTATAATTAGAATAACGTTTATAGTgtctaaaaattcaaatatgagtttggatcaattaataaaaaaaatcaaattaaaattatgcaaatattaaatGAGAATCCTATAAGAGAACGAATATAGATGTTCGAATTCATTTTGTTATCAACTTTGTTAAATTCATATTGAAGTTTATATTCATAATTTCATCTTGCTTATTAGTCAAGAACActtgattatttttattttttgttcaagtaataaatagaattttattaaattttattagatTCGATGGAGGGAGAAGAAAAACATTGATGGCGTGGTGGAAAGAAAAAAGGGGAAGGGTTCTTACCTGATTAAAGGgttaatacaaaaaaaattacaataaagGCTTAATGTACATTTTAATTGCAATGGGTAGCTAGAATGTAAAATTTTTGACATGATGGAGCTTTTGATATGAAAATCTGACGTGGGGACCGATTCATAAAATATAAGgagtatgtcttttgtgagacggtttcacgaatttttatctgtgagactggtcaaccctactgatattcacaataaaaaataacgcTCTTAgcaaaaaaagtaatatttttttatggatgactcaaatagagatcagtctcacaaaatataacCCGTGTAGAACGTCTCACACTATTTTTTGCCAAATATAAGTATGACTGAGATTTTAGGCTAATTTTTACCTTTATTCTATAGtgaattatgaattttagactAAAGCGTGAAATTGGCTTGGCTAAAATACCTTAACGTAAATCCTTAAATTATAAAAGAGAGTCAATTATCATGAAAATCGTCACAACATGGCTTGATAAAAGATTCCCTCTCCCGCAAACATGAAGTTTATTTAAAATGTGATGTCTCTTATTCCACATGCATTACAGTATTAGAAAATTATGATTGAGTCGGTAAATATGTTGATACAATTGATTTACGTTGCAACCTAAGTTAATTTTTTTCCGTGAAGTTAGTATGGATATGAAATAATTACTACTGTAGTCAACGGTATAGTCACATTTTACCTGGGCTCGATCATGacataatgaaaataaatatggTTACAAACATAGAAAATAAGTGTTGTGCAAAACAACCTTCTACATGTCATACCGTGAACCAGCGAGACAAATTATTGCATTTACAAGAACCACTTTTAGATTCATGGTGTGAGTTTGGGTCAAGGACATGAGAGCAAAGTGTGAGCTGATCATCCTCTGTACTGAAAAAACTTAATAGCGAGGCTTTAGTGTTCTTAAGAATAAGGGCTATATGtgcttatatgtgaataattatgtgtTGTGGGTTGTCTATTAAGTTAAGCCCAAAATAAATTGATCAATTAATGTTTCGGGTTATTGGGCTTTAATGTATCTAATGGACTATGGGCCTTTAATGTGTAGAGACATAAAtgtaatttctgtttttatgatgggctaaaacaaaaatatcagaagatattgataAATATTATCTATAAATATGGGTCATGGTCCCCAGATATCGCGTTATCACTTTCACTATCTCTCTCCCCcattaagaaaatagttctGAAGAGAAACTAAAGGATTTTCTAAAGGAAAGAGCGCGTAGATCTGGAAGATCAAGACACGTTCTAAACAATTCAGGATTATGGCTTCAGGTACGCTTCCGCTTaagttttcagtcaaattcttaatgatttaaCGTGATGGATTCTGCGGTTTATGGGTtttcccaacaagtggtatcagagccattcaTGTTTGAATCATTGAGATTTGTTTAAAGTTTTTGGATACTATTTGGATCCAGATCtggaaaaaaaattttgtttaaatttttttcgatATGGCTTTAGatctgaaaaaaaatatatatattgatatgttttcagatctgaaaatattttgatacggtttcagatctgaaaaacaaattggtttagatctgaaatttttTGCTAAGGTTTCATATCtagaaaatattttggttgaaaacCAAATCTTTTAAAGTTTCAGTTTTGGTAAAAAGATTTGGTTGTAAAATTTAAAGATTTGGTATAAGATTTTGATTTTCATTCCAGTTTTTGTTCAACAAAATATTTTAGAGGAAAATCGAAAATTCGgattaaaagttttttttttaaaaaaaagggtTACGGATTCGGGTCGGGTCGTACGGACCCGGGTTAACCCGAACCGTACGGACCCCGGTGTCGGTCCGGATCGTATGGATCCGGGTCGGGTCGTACGGACCCGGGTCGGCCCGAACCGTACGGAAtttccgaatttttttttaaaaagaattgtTTTTTCGGGTAAGTTTTATTCGGttaattaattcaaataatgataaggttatatgtatttttaaaattgatttaTTGAAATAAAATGTCGCCAAAGTGGCCTCTTTTatggaaattaattttattttgaaatacaaAAAGATTTTGGGTATATGTGATTTATATGAATATTGATCGGCCCAAAAGaaggttaatatttaatataatcacATATGCAATTGTGGTCGTAAACATGTGATAGTTGTTCGATTTTTCATGTGAATAAtaaatcggcccaaaggaagGTTGTTATTTGACATGATAGTTATTATCAGAGTTTGACTGCTGCGCCAGGATATCACTTACAAGTTAATCTTTTGTCCAAAGATGAAACATTAATGGAGTGCTCGATATTCTGTTTATGGGGTTTtacattatttgaatttattgattattttatttggatatttgATTGAGCATGTATATTTGGTTTTTTGTTCTCTGTTTAGATTTGACTCCTGCAAATATTCACTCCAACATAAATTCTATTCATATGTTAAATGGCTCTAATTTTAAATCGTGACAAGAGAATTTGTTGATAGTTCTCGGAGTCATGGATTTAGACCTTGCGATAAGAA
Encoded here:
- the LOC140837226 gene encoding cysteine--tRNA ligase 2, cytoplasmic encodes the protein MAKKSPTFQLYNTMSKQKEVFKPRIEGKVGMYVCGVTSYDLSHIGHARAYVAFDVLYRYLKYLGYDVTYVRNFTDVDDKIIRRANEVGEDPKALSGRFCDEFLNDMADLHCLVPTNQPRVTEHMQQIKDMIAQIISNDCAYSVDGDVYFSVDNFPNYGLLSGRKLEDNRAGERVAVDERKRNPADFALWKAAKPGEPFWDSPWGPGRPGWHIECSAMSAQYLTHTFDIHGGGMDLIFPHHENEIAQSCAASSESKVNYWVHNGFVTANDEKMSKSLGNFFTIREVTNLYHPLALRYFLLGTHYRSPVNYSIFQIEIASEAIFYLYQTLLDCKNALLSLSDDTQADVKTSRISAAALEGINKLHTEFETKMSDDLHTPTILNSSLQEALRYMNSSVNMLKKKQSKKQQLSTMKSLVDLEEKVKIVLDVLGLLSNSSYTEVLQQLKDKALKRALLTEEDVMHSIEERMIARENKEFSKSDQIRHDLAAKGIALMDIGKETVWRPCVPMQQDQSDVSAQSEEAILPVRPTNPRPAENAPTNPPAENAHSVSPAEK